TTATTCGGCAAGTGATAATGCAGTTTTATCTCTTCAAACCGATCCTTATACAGGGATAATTATGAATGCTGCCGAAGTAGATTTTATTTTAGCAGAAGCAGCCGCCAAAGGATGGATAAGTGGAAGTGCCCAAACTTATTATTACAAAGGAATTGCAGATGCGATAAATTATTGGTTACCTACGGTAATGACTGGCGGTGCAACCGATCCAGCAGTAACTGCTTATGTTAATGCAGCTGACATTGAATGGAATAATGCATTACCATTAAACAGCGCATCGCCTAACACAATGAGTAAAATGTTGTTAATCCATCAACAAAAATATTATGCATTGTTTTTGGTCGATTTTCAGCAATGGTTCGAATACCGTCGTAGTGCATACCCAATTTTGCCAAAAGGTTTAGGTTTGCTTAACAATGGGATAATGCCTGCCCGGTTATTTTATCCAGTGGTTACTCAATCAGCAAATCCTACCAATTATAAAAATGCGGTAGCGTCGCAAGGTGCCGATGCAATCAGTACACAAGTTTGGTGGCAAAAACCTTAATTTTAAGCTAAATTAATATGAAAAATACATTAAAATATATAAATGCTTTCGCTGTTATTGCATGTATATTAATCATAGGATGTGATAAACAAAAAGATGAATTTGTATTAGGTACAATAAGTCCTTTTATCTCTAATTTTGATTTAAAGAAATCTTATAAAGAAACCGATTTGGTACTTAATACAACTGTTATGAAAGGTGCCTCCTCTATAAAAGGAGTAGTAATATCTGATTTTGTGGCGGGGAATACACCAAAAAATTTATTAGTTGTTCAAAACTCAAGAATTGTTGGTAATGGTATTGACTCGGTACGAGGGATAGCCATAAATATTGGTGCAGATGCAGCTAAATACACAGTAGGCGATTCGGTGCACATTAAAGTAGAAGGTGGGATTTTAAAGCGTGTAGATGGTGTGCTTCAAATTGAAGGTGTAAATAGCACCGCAGTTAACAAAATTGCTTCTGGTAAAAACATTAAAGTGCCAGTTGTAAATATTGCTAATTTAATAGCTCAACCTTTAGTGTACGAAAACACATTGGTTACCGTAAGTAATACCGTAGTAGAACCCGAGCCGGTACAGGGCGATACTTTTTCTGGCGATAAAACCATTAATGACGGTTTTGGTAAAGCAAGACTACATACCGAAGCTACAGCCAATTTTTCTGGTAATCAATTACCTTCTGCTGCAAATTTTACTGGAGTTGCATATTTTAAAACACAAAACAACCAGCCCCAGCTTTCTTTATGGGTGCGTAATGCGAATGATGTATTTGCCTTGCCATTAGTAAAGCCTTCTCCAATAATTATTTCTGGCTACTTAACCAATCCCGGAGGTAGTGAAGCTGTAACTAGCGGAACTCAAAAGGGAGCATATGAATATGTACAATTATTGGCAACAAAAGATATCGATTTTTCAGTTACTCCATACTCTTTAGTTACTACTAATAATGCAGGTTCTGCAAATCCGGCTCCTGCAAATGGATGGGCAACTGGTGGGGTACGTACCTATAAAATTAACATTACATCTGGTACTGCTAAAAAAGGTGATTTTATTTATGTTGGCGGTTACAGCAAATTGATATGGGGTTTTGGCTCAACAAATATTTCATCAGCAAACTGGGTGGCCGCAGTAGATTATGCAAATAATGATGGCGCAAACTTTGGAACTAAAAACACAAATTTATTAGCAAATAGCGGTAATGTAGCAGGTATAGCTCTTTTTGAAGGTACCACAGTTAATGCAAGTACAGTGCCAGTAGATGTGATTATGTATGGCGGAGGAAATCCAAATTCTGGAAATGTATATGTTGCAGGCCCACCAGAACTTGGTTATAGAATTACAAATACAGATTATTACACTACAATAAATCCTTCTTCTCGCTTACAGCAAAACTTCTTTGGTGCTGGCAGCAATACCAATCGCTTAGGTTTTCAAGTTGAGCAGACCGGCACAAGTGGAGGTGGTTTTATCCAACTTGGTGGTATATATATAACAAGTACAGGAAGATGGGAAAAAGGTAGATTACTCACAAATATTGTAATGTCTACAACTGCTACTATTTCTGATTTGCAAACCGGAGCAGGCGTTACTGTTTTAAAGAATTAATTAAAAATAAATGAATATAACAAGGATAGTAGTATGCTATCCTTTGTTAGTTAAAATAGGTGCTCAGCAAAAATGAACAGAAGATCATTTATACAAAAATCAACTTTATTAACCACCACCTTATTTGTTAGCTTAAAATCCTTTCCTTCATCGCTTTTTTCTGTTGATGGCCTGGTAAGCGGAACGGTAACTAGCAAAGGTAAACCTGTTGCCGGAGTGGTTATTTCTGATGGCTACAGCGTGGTACAGACAGATAAAAATGGCAACTATGAAATTAAACTGCATGAGCTTGCCCGTTTTGTTTGGATCAGCACGCCTTCGGGTTACGAGTTTAAAACCGACAGCAGTATTGCGCGCCATTATTATAAACCAGATACGGCCGGTAAGTTGAATTTCGATCTTAAACCCCTAAAACAAAATGATAACAAACATAATTTTATCATTTGGGCAGATCCTCAGGTGAGGAATAAAAAGGATGTTCAGCAAATGATGGAAACTTCGGTTCCTGATACAAGAGAAGTAGTAAAAGCAATGGGGAAAACACCTGTTCATGGAATCGGTGTTGGAGATTTAGTTTGGGATAATTTTGATCTTTTTCCTGCATATGATGAGGCTATTGCTAAAATCGGAATTCCATTTTTCCAGGCATTAGGAAATCATGATCAGGATTACAGGCTGGGTGGTGATGATACCTCTGACCGTACTTTTCAAGCACATTATGGGCCAACTTATTATTCTTTCAATAGGGGAAAGGCCCACTATGTGGTTTTAGACGACGTACGCTATTTAGGTGTAGAAAGAACTTATGATGGATACATTACCTCAACACAGTTAGAATGGCTGGCCAAAGATTTAGAATTGGTACCTAAAGATGCTTTATTAATTATATGCCTACATATTCCGGTACACAATTCGGTAAAAAACAATGATGATTTTTATGCTGTTTTAAAGGATTTCAAAAACGTACATATTATGTCTGGTCACACCCATTTTAATAAAAACGTAATTAAAAATGGTATTTACGAGCATAATCATGGTACAGTATGCGGTGGTTGGTGGACAGGACCAATCTGTGGCGACGGCACACCGCGTGGTTATGGTGTTTATGAAGTGAACGGAACAGATTTAAAATGGTTCTACAAATCAACTGGCGAAGACCGTAAAAAACAGTTGAGCATTTACGTAGATACCCTAACCAATCAGAAAAGATTGATAGCCAATGTGTGGAATTATGATCCTGAATGGAAAGTAGAATATTTTTTGGATGGAAAAGCGATGGGTACTTTGACAACCCAGGATGGATTTGATCCTTTATCAGTTAAATTATATAAAGGTGATAAATTGCCAAACCCTAGGCCATTTGTTGAACCGATCTCTACAGATCATTTATTTTTGGCACATTTTGAGCCTTCAGTTAAAAAAGTGAAGGTAATAGCAACTG
The nucleotide sequence above comes from Pedobacter riviphilus. Encoded proteins:
- a CDS encoding DUF5689 domain-containing protein, giving the protein MKNTLKYINAFAVIACILIIGCDKQKDEFVLGTISPFISNFDLKKSYKETDLVLNTTVMKGASSIKGVVISDFVAGNTPKNLLVVQNSRIVGNGIDSVRGIAINIGADAAKYTVGDSVHIKVEGGILKRVDGVLQIEGVNSTAVNKIASGKNIKVPVVNIANLIAQPLVYENTLVTVSNTVVEPEPVQGDTFSGDKTINDGFGKARLHTEATANFSGNQLPSAANFTGVAYFKTQNNQPQLSLWVRNANDVFALPLVKPSPIIISGYLTNPGGSEAVTSGTQKGAYEYVQLLATKDIDFSVTPYSLVTTNNAGSANPAPANGWATGGVRTYKINITSGTAKKGDFIYVGGYSKLIWGFGSTNISSANWVAAVDYANNDGANFGTKNTNLLANSGNVAGIALFEGTTVNASTVPVDVIMYGGGNPNSGNVYVAGPPELGYRITNTDYYTTINPSSRLQQNFFGAGSNTNRLGFQVEQTGTSGGGFIQLGGIYITSTGRWEKGRLLTNIVMSTTATISDLQTGAGVTVLKN
- a CDS encoding calcineurin-like phosphoesterase C-terminal domain-containing protein, whose product is MNRRSFIQKSTLLTTTLFVSLKSFPSSLFSVDGLVSGTVTSKGKPVAGVVISDGYSVVQTDKNGNYEIKLHELARFVWISTPSGYEFKTDSSIARHYYKPDTAGKLNFDLKPLKQNDNKHNFIIWADPQVRNKKDVQQMMETSVPDTREVVKAMGKTPVHGIGVGDLVWDNFDLFPAYDEAIAKIGIPFFQALGNHDQDYRLGGDDTSDRTFQAHYGPTYYSFNRGKAHYVVLDDVRYLGVERTYDGYITSTQLEWLAKDLELVPKDALLIICLHIPVHNSVKNNDDFYAVLKDFKNVHIMSGHTHFNKNVIKNGIYEHNHGTVCGGWWTGPICGDGTPRGYGVYEVNGTDLKWFYKSTGEDRKKQLSIYVDTLTNQKRLIANVWNYDPEWKVEYFLDGKAMGTLTTQDGFDPLSVKLYKGDKLPNPRPFVEPISTDHLFLAHFEPSVKKVKVIATDRFGEKFEAEIEA